DNA from Opitutales bacterium:
AAGGTTTCACCACAGTGGATTTTAAGAAGCACCCCGTTGCGAATGAACAGTGGCTACAGACGCTCGCCCGCGCTGAGTTTTTCGTCGCTGCCCCAGGTGTGCACATGCCTATGAGTCATAACGTGGTTGAATCCATGTCGGTCGGCACCATACCCCTTCTCGAATACCCAAACTACTTCGATCCACCCTTGCGGCACCAAGTCAATTGTATCGCTTTTCATGGTATCGATGGCCTCCATGAGAGCTTGATGCTTTTGGATCGCCTAGGGGCTGAGGAGATCAAAGAAATGCGACAAAACGTGATCAGGTATTTTTAGACTTACCTCAGCCCAAACGCAGCCATTAACTTAATTTGGAAAAATCCAAGAGAACATTTTACTCTGATGTGGAATTCTCACCGGACGCCGGTAACGAAATTAAATCAATAGGATCGGGTGCGACATTTATAGTTTGTTGATTCCCTGTGCTTCTGGCTACGGTAATGGTTTTTGCGATGGAATTGAGAATCACTCAATATGGAGAGCCGGTCCTGCGGGAGAAAGGCGAGAAGGTCACCGAATTTGGTCCAAAGTTGAAGCAGTTGGCTGATGATATGGTAGAGACGATGCACGCGGCGGATGGGATTGGCCTGGCAGCTCAGCAAATCGGAAAAGCCCTTCAGTTTTGCGTAGTCGATGTTCACTTCCCGGAAAATCCTCCCGAGTATTTCTATGAGTTGGATGGGAAGCGCATTCCCTTTGATATGTTCATGCCGATGGCCTTGGCGAACCCACAGGTGGAAGAGATTCCAATGACTCACTCAGACTACGACGAAGGCTGCCTTTCATTTCCCGATATGCGTGGGGTTGTAAAGCGGCCGGATCGCGTTCGGGTCAGCTATCAAGATATCGATGGCAATCCTCATGTGCTCGAGTGTGAAGGCATTCTGGCTCGGTGTATCCAGCATGAAGTCGATCACCTCAACGGGGTCCTCTTTATCGACCAAATGGAGCGTAAGGCATTGGGTAAGCTTGAAAAAAAGCTCAAACGTCTAAAGCGCGAAACACGAGATTGGTTAAAGACGAACGGCTGAGCAGTGTATGGTTTTCTCGATCATCTGACAAACTTCATTTTTGGTCCGCGAATGGACGCTAATTTTTTGGATGTTGGGCTTCACTGTTGAAGCCGGGGGGTAGACTGGTGGGTTGGTATTAGATCACCAAGTTTCCGAAGCCGACCTGTGTAGATCCGAGTGATCCGTGGGTCAGTGAAAATTTGAGTGCCTATGGGATGACTTTTAACCGTGTTTGAGGCCGTTCGTCGTAGATTTAAAAAAATCAAATTCCTTGATGATATTGAGTTGCATTAGCAAAAAGATCCTATCATCAAAGAAATATGTTTAGCTTGTCCGCTATAGCTGAGAGTCGAAC
Protein-coding regions in this window:
- a CDS encoding peptide deformylase translates to MELRITQYGEPVLREKGEKVTEFGPKLKQLADDMVETMHAADGIGLAAQQIGKALQFCVVDVHFPENPPEYFYELDGKRIPFDMFMPMALANPQVEEIPMTHSDYDEGCLSFPDMRGVVKRPDRVRVSYQDIDGNPHVLECEGILARCIQHEVDHLNGVLFIDQMERKALGKLEKKLKRLKRETRDWLKTNG